The following DNA comes from Mucisphaera calidilacus.
GTAGTGGTCGATGAGGTTTTTGAGGGCGAGGTGGATCTTGTCGCCTTCGACCTTTTTGGCGATGACCTCGCCGAAGCGTGGGTCGGTTCCGAGTCGTGCGCCGAGGAGGACCTTGTAGCCATCGACCTTGAGGGGTTTGCCGTCGGGGCCTTTTTTGTCCTTGAGGACGACGGGGATGCCGGTGAGGCCGATGTCGGCGACCTGGTACTGGGAGCAGGCGTTGGGGCAGCCGGTGAAGTTGATGGCGATGTCCTGGTCGAGGTCGGTGTGTTCTTCGAGGTATCGGAGGACGCGTCCGGCGCGGTGTTTGGTTTCAACGACGGCGAGGTTGCAGAACTCGGATCCGGTGCAGCTGATGAGCATGTCGCGGAGGCGGTGTGCGTGGGGTGTGAGTCCGGCGGCGTCGAGTTCCCGGGTGAGGGGCTCGACGTTCTGTGCGGGGATATCGAGCAGGATCATGTTCTGCTTGCCGGTGAGACGGATGCGTTTTTCGCCGGTGCCGTACTTCTCGGCGAGTTCGGCGGCGTCGGCCATGTTTTTGGCGGTGAGTCGTCCGCGTTCGATGGGGATGCCGACGAATCGGCTGCCGTCTTTCTGTTCGCCGATGCCCATGTGGTCGTGGTGGGTGGCGGGCGGGCTGACGAGGGAATCGTCATGGATGAGTTTCTTGTCGAGGACGTGCTCGATGGCGTCGCGGGTCCACTGCCAGCCCTTGTCGGCGACGAGGAACTTGAGTCGTGCGCGTGTTCGTTTGTCGCGGTAGCCGTGGTCGCGGAAGACGATCGCGATGGCTCGTGCGACGTCGAGGACCTGATCGGGCTTGATGAAGGCGCGCATCGGCTGTCCGAAGTGGGGTGTTGAGGAGAGCCCGCCGCCTACGAGGAGGCCGTAGCCGGGTTCGCCGTCGTGTGTTGCGCCGTAGAAGCCGAAGCAGTTGATCTGTGGCTGGTGGCAGTGGAGCTTGCAGCCGCCGATGGAGGGTTTGAACTTTCTGGGGAGGTTGGAGAACTCGCGGCCGGCCTCGACGAACATGTCGGAGATCTGTCGCGCGTGCTCGGAGGAGTCGATGATCTCGTCTTTGAGGACGCCTGCGAGGGGGCATCCGACGACGTTGCGTGGTGCGTCGCCACAGGCGAATTGGGAGGAGAGGCCGATGTCCCAGAGTGCCTGGAGGATGCCGCGGAGGTCGCTGATGGTGAGCCAGTGGAACTGGAGGGTCTGTCGTGTGGTGATGTCGCCGAAGCCGCGTGCGTACTGGTCGCAGAGCTGGGCGATGACCTTGAGCTGGCTGGGGACGAGCTGTCCGGCGGGGATGCGGAGTCGGATCATGAAGTGGCCGGTATTGGGCTTCTGGCGGTAGATGCCGAACCACTTAAACCGTTGTGCTACATCATCTTCGGGGATTGCGTCGTAATCTCCGGCGTCGGAGTAGTTGAGGAGGTCCTGGAGGACGTCGAAGCCGTCCTTGGCCTTTTTGAGTTCTTCAACCTTGTTGACTTTGGTCGCCATGCGAGGGCTTTCGTGGGTGGGGATTGGCTTGGAATTCGGGTGTGGAACCCGACAGCAATCTTCATCGTAGCAACGCGAACGCGGACGGTCGGTAAACTGCCTAGCCCGCCGGGATTTGGGCCTCTGATCGTCCGATAGGAGAGGGGCCCCGAGAGCCGTTATTGAGGAAGACGACGCATGCGTATCACGATGGTTGGAACGGGTTATGTGGGTCTGGTGACGGGCACGTGCCTGTCGAACACGGGCAATGACGTGACCTGTCTGGATGTTGATCCTGCGAAGATCGAGAAGCTGAATCGCGGTGAGTCGCCGATCTACGAGCCGGGTCTGGATGAGTTGCTGGAGCGGAACAAGGCTGCGGGTCGTCTGGCGTTCACGCTGGACAAGGCGGCGGCGTACGGGCCGGCGGAGGTGATTTTCATCTGTGTGGGCACGCCTTCGGACGAGCAGGGTCGAGCGGATTTGAAGTATGTGCTGGCGGCGGCGCGTGACATTGGTGACGCGATCGAGTCGGCGGAGGGTCCGACGGGTCTGGGTGCGAGCGACAAGGCGAAGATCGTGATCGTGAAGTCGACGGTTCCGGTGGGGACAAACGCGAAGGTTCGCGCGGAGATCGCGTCGCGGACGAGCAAGCCGTTCCACATGGCGTCGAACCCGGAGTTCCTGAAGGAGGGTGCCGCGATCAACGACTTCAACAAGCCGGACCGCGTGGTGCTGGGTGTTGATTCGGAGGACGCGGGCAGCCGATTGCGTGACCTGTATGCGCCGTTTGTGCGTCAGGGCAACCCGATTTTCACGATGGACATTCCGTCGGCGGAGATGGTGAAGTACGCGTCGAACGCGATGCTGGCGACGAAGATCTCGTTCATCAACGAGATCGCGGGCCTGTGCGAGTTGTATGGCGCGGACGTGGACGAGGTGCGTCGGGGGATGTGTGCGGACGCGCGGATCGGCAACAAGTTCCTGTATCCGGGTCTGGGTTATGGCGGGTCGTGCTTCCCGAAGGACGTGCTGGCGTGCATCTCGATGGGCGATGAGGTGAATCGGCCGACGGACCTGCTGGCGGCGGTGCACAAGGTCAACCAGGACCAGCGGATTCGTTTTCTCGAGAAGGTGGATGCGCACTTCGGTTCGGGTTCGGGGCCCGCGGACCTGAGCGGGATGAGGATCGGGGTGTGGGGGATCGCGTTCAAGCCGGGGACGGATGACATTCGTGAGGCGCCGTCGATCACGCTGATGAAGGCGTTGCTTGAGCGTGGCGCGGAGGTGGTGGCGCACGACCCGGTGGCGTTCGAGACGTGCCGGGGGGTGATGGGCGATTCGATCACGTATGCGGGCGGGATGCTCGACGTGGTGGAGGGTGCGGACGCTCTGCTGGTGTGCACGGACTGGGACGAGTACAAGCACCCCGATTTTGGTGCGATTCGCGCGAAGATGCGTGCACCGGTGGTCTTTGACGGTCGGAACCTGTATCGGCCTGCGTCGATGCGTGAGGCGGGTTTTGTGTATCACTCGGTGGGTCGTGAGGCGGTGACGGGTTGAGCGTGTGTCCATCCTGAGACAAGAAAAGCCCCGGAGCGGTCCGGGGCTTGTTGGGGTGCGGGTTGGTTGACGGCGCGTTTCAGATGCTGACGATCTGTGTGAAGTGGGCGAGGCGTTTGTCGATGTTGTCGCGGGTGAGTGTTTTCATGCGGTTGAGGGAGAAGTCTTCGATATTGAAGCTGGCGGTGACGGTGCCGTAGGCGAGTGCCTTGCGGAGACCGATGAGCGAGGTGTCGCCTGTCTCGGTGAGGTAGCCCATCATGGCGCCGGCGAAGGAGTCGCCTGCGCCGGTGGGGTCGACGACCTTGTCGGCGGGGTAGGCGGGGAGTGCGGCCCATCCGTCGCGGTGTTTCATGACGACGCCGTGTTCGCCCTTCTTGATGATGATGAAGGCGGGTCCGAGTTTTTCGAGTTCGGCGGCGGCGACGATGGGGTTTCGATGTCCGGTGAGAGCGTGTGCCTCGGAGTCGTTGATGATGAGTCCGTCGACTTTTCGGATGACCTCGAGCAGCTCGTCGCGGTTCTGGTTGATGTAGAGGTCGATGGTGTCCATGACGGTGAGGGTGCTGTCGGGGACGGCGTTGAGGAGGTTGAGCTGGTTGGAGGGTCGGTCGACGGCGAGGAAGACGACTTTGGAGTCGGCGTAGAAGTCGGGGAGTGCGGGGGGTTCTTCGAGGAGGACGTTGAGTTCGATGCCGACGGTGTCGCGGCCGTTCATGTTCTCGTGGTACTTGCCGTGCCAGCGGAAGGTCTTGGATCCTTTTCGGATTTCGAGTCCGCGTCGGTCGATGTTGAAGTGGTCGAAGGTGGCGAGGAAGTCGTCGGGGAAGTCGTCGCCGACGGCGGCGAGGACGCGTGGTTGCGTGAAGAAGGAGGCGGCCGCGGGGAAGTAGATGCCCGACCCGCCGAGGAGGTTCTCTGCGGTGCTGCTGGGCGTGGTGATGGTGTCGATGCAGACGGCGCCGGTGACGATCAAAGACATAGGGGTTCCTCGGGTTGGGATTGGACAGGCACGCTTGGGGTGGCTTATGCCTTGAATCCGCCCATTTTGCAGATTTGCTTCCACTCTGCAGCGGTGACGGGCTGGACGGAGAGTCTTGAGTTGTTGACGAGGACCATGTCCTCGAGTTTGGGTTCGGCTTTGATGTCGGCGAGTTCGACGGGGTTGGTGAGGGGGCCGACGGCCTTGACGTCGACCATGACGAACTGTCCTTTTTCGTCGGAGGGGTCGGGGTAGGCTTCTTTGACGACTTCGACGACGCCGACGATGCGTTTTTCCTTGACGGAGTGGTAGAAGAAGCAGCGGTCGCCTTTTTTCATGGCGTTGAGGTGTTGTTTGGCCTGGTGGTTTCGGACGCCGTCCCAGTGTGTGCGTTGTGCGCGGGCGGCGGTCTGGTCGTCCCAGGACCACGTGGAGGGTTCGGTTTTGAGGAGCCAGTAGGCCATGGGTGGTTCTCGTCAGGGTGCGGTGGTCTGGTTGGCGAAGTGGGTGAGGCAGGCGTCGATGCGTGCGAGGGTTTGTTGTTTGCCGAGGATGGTGAGGGTGGCGTCGATGGGTGGTGTGACGGCGTTGCCGGAGAGGGCGACGCGGAGGGGCTGTGCGACGGAGCCCATGTTCTTGAGGTTGTGGTCGGCGGTGTAGGTTTCGAGGGTGTTCTGGAGGGAGGCGGGCGACCAGTCGTCGATGTCGGCGAGGATGGCGCGGATGGCGTTGAGGTGGGTGAGGCCTTCGCCTTCGTTCTTGAGGAGGTTTTTCTTCGCGGCCTTGGGGTTGTAGTCGGTGGGGGCCTGGGCGAAGAAGTGTCCGGCGGTGACGGGGTCTGCGAGTGTGGTGAGGCGTTCGCGGTAGGCCTCGGCGAAGAGGGTCATGTTGTCGCTGATGGCGTCCTGGAAGAGGGTGTGGAAGGTGTGGAGGTAGTTGTTGAGGTGGGCTTCGAGTTGGGGGATGTCCATCTTCTGGAGGGTGTCTGCGGAGAAGGCACGGAGTTTGTCGCGGTCGAATTTGGAGTTGGCCTTGTTGACGCGGTCGAAGTCGAAGCGTTGGATGAGGAAGTCGCGGTCGAAGCGTTC
Coding sequences within:
- a CDS encoding nitrite/sulfite reductase; its protein translation is MATKVNKVEELKKAKDGFDVLQDLLNYSDAGDYDAIPEDDVAQRFKWFGIYRQKPNTGHFMIRLRIPAGQLVPSQLKVIAQLCDQYARGFGDITTRQTLQFHWLTISDLRGILQALWDIGLSSQFACGDAPRNVVGCPLAGVLKDEIIDSSEHARQISDMFVEAGREFSNLPRKFKPSIGGCKLHCHQPQINCFGFYGATHDGEPGYGLLVGGGLSSTPHFGQPMRAFIKPDQVLDVARAIAIVFRDHGYRDKRTRARLKFLVADKGWQWTRDAIEHVLDKKLIHDDSLVSPPATHHDHMGIGEQKDGSRFVGIPIERGRLTAKNMADAAELAEKYGTGEKRIRLTGKQNMILLDIPAQNVEPLTRELDAAGLTPHAHRLRDMLISCTGSEFCNLAVVETKHRAGRVLRYLEEHTDLDQDIAINFTGCPNACSQYQVADIGLTGIPVVLKDKKGPDGKPLKVDGYKVLLGARLGTDPRFGEVIAKKVEGDKIHLALKNLIDHYLDERADDDESFGMWVDRSQPEYLQSLITTPVEAEDAQPLTA
- a CDS encoding UDP-glucose dehydrogenase family protein, with protein sequence MRITMVGTGYVGLVTGTCLSNTGNDVTCLDVDPAKIEKLNRGESPIYEPGLDELLERNKAAGRLAFTLDKAAAYGPAEVIFICVGTPSDEQGRADLKYVLAAARDIGDAIESAEGPTGLGASDKAKIVIVKSTVPVGTNAKVRAEIASRTSKPFHMASNPEFLKEGAAINDFNKPDRVVLGVDSEDAGSRLRDLYAPFVRQGNPIFTMDIPSAEMVKYASNAMLATKISFINEIAGLCELYGADVDEVRRGMCADARIGNKFLYPGLGYGGSCFPKDVLACISMGDEVNRPTDLLAAVHKVNQDQRIRFLEKVDAHFGSGSGPADLSGMRIGVWGIAFKPGTDDIREAPSITLMKALLERGAEVVAHDPVAFETCRGVMGDSITYAGGMLDVVEGADALLVCTDWDEYKHPDFGAIRAKMRAPVVFDGRNLYRPASMREAGFVYHSVGREAVTG
- a CDS encoding PfkB family carbohydrate kinase; this translates as MSLIVTGAVCIDTITTPSSTAENLLGGSGIYFPAAASFFTQPRVLAAVGDDFPDDFLATFDHFNIDRRGLEIRKGSKTFRWHGKYHENMNGRDTVGIELNVLLEEPPALPDFYADSKVVFLAVDRPSNQLNLLNAVPDSTLTVMDTIDLYINQNRDELLEVIRKVDGLIINDSEAHALTGHRNPIVAAAELEKLGPAFIIIKKGEHGVVMKHRDGWAALPAYPADKVVDPTGAGDSFAGAMMGYLTETGDTSLIGLRKALAYGTVTASFNIEDFSLNRMKTLTRDNIDKRLAHFTQIVSI
- a CDS encoding EVE domain-containing protein; translated protein: MAYWLLKTEPSTWSWDDQTAARAQRTHWDGVRNHQAKQHLNAMKKGDRCFFYHSVKEKRIVGVVEVVKEAYPDPSDEKGQFVMVDVKAVGPLTNPVELADIKAEPKLEDMVLVNNSRLSVQPVTAAEWKQICKMGGFKA